The Helianthus annuus cultivar XRQ/B chromosome 16, HanXRQr2.0-SUNRISE, whole genome shotgun sequence genome includes a window with the following:
- the LOC110919547 gene encoding uncharacterized protein LOC110919547, translating into MKFCDDLVTNEEQKIYYYHNMLSAEYREFITPSKYETHTEIINAAREREIELKKSIERGERRAQEVNPSPTKKARTNETAKKSDTQVYSKNEAEHVHHLQEVLETLRREKLYAKFTKCAFWLREVQFLGHIISADGVLVDPSKVEAVSKWNTPRNPSEIRSFLGLAGYYRDSYKISPKLLYL; encoded by the exons atgaagttctgtgaTGATTTGGTGACGAATGAAGAACAGAAGATATATTACTACCACAACATGTTGAGTGCAGAATATAgagagttcataaccccttcaaaatATGAGACCCATACCGAGATCATTAATGcagctcgggaaagggagatcgaaTTGAAAAAGAGCATTGAACGGGGTGAACGGAGGGCGCAAGAggtaaatccaagccctaccaagaaagcacgAACAAATGAAACCGCGAAGAAATCGGATACGCAAG TATATTCAAAGAATGAAGCTGAGCATGTGCATCATTTgcaagaagtgttagagacactcAGACGAGAAAAGCTCTATGCGAAATTCACAAAGTGCGccttctggctacgagaggtgcaGTTTCTTGGGCATATCATTAGTGCGGATGGAGTATTAGTGGATCCGTCAAAAGTAGAAGCTGTGTCGAAATGGAACACTCCAAGGAATCCTtcagaaatccgaagctttttagggctcgcGGGATATTATCgagattcatacaagatttctccaaaattgctttACCTTTGA